TGATGAACTGGATGAGAGAGTTTCAGAAACGACTGCTGTGCAATATGATTTTGACGGAGGTGTTGCCTTAGCGGTTGTCGCTGGATATGATTTCTCTCCAATTCGGATTGACGCGGAGCTGGGTTGGCAGAAAAATGAGTTAAGCGATGCTAAGTTGATGTATTACGGTGAAAAATATCACTATGATGTTGATGGGGACATCCTAAACTATTCATTTTTGATGAATGCCTACTATGATGTCAAAAATGGATCCCCAGTCAGTATTATTTTGGGAGTCGGAGCGGGAACTGTTTATATTGAAACAAAAGACGTTCAAATTGACAAGATAAAGGATGATGACGATTGGTATTTTGCGTATCAGGTTACGGCCGGACTTGGTTATGAACTGAACAAAAAAGTGACGTTGGAAGCAACATATCGTTATTTAGATACTGACGATGAATACACAATGCACAACGTTTTTGCGGGGTTGAGGTACCATTTTTAGCATTTATTCGAGGCGCAAAGTTTAAATGCGGGAATGTTAAAGCGTCTTTGCCTTTGCTTGATTGAGCTTACTCAGCTTGTGTCAACCATGGGGTTTTCAGGGACGCGTGCGGAAAATAAAAAGAGATATCAGCAGAATGCTGGTATCTCTTTGTTTTATGTGGCGCGCGATGCAGGATTCGAACCTGCTGCCTCCGGAGGCCATATTTTTCTAAAAACATAAAATAGCATAAAAGTGAATATTATCTATATTATCATGCGTTTAACGATGAAATGTTCGCTGCATTTTTACTGCCATGAACATTTTAATCAAACTTTTATCGATAATTCTAATCTTTATATGCGCCCAGGGTTGACCTTTGCTGAAACTTTAGATGTCTGCTAGAAAGAGGTGTTCCTATAGTCTTCTATGAGGAGCAATTATTTGCAGTTTCCCTCTGAAAACCTTATTGATGTCAGATGTTTGCCGCACTTGGTTCAGTTTTGACCAAGTAGTGACCACCTTGGTCCAAGTTGATCCATAAGATGGAGTTCTGCTGTAACATATTGAAAATACTGTCTTGTAGCTGGGTTTTGTCTAGAGGGTTAAGAATGCTGGAGGACTCAACTATATTTTGCTTGGTGTGTAATATGGATACCATTTCCCTGTGTTACAGATGGTTGTTGTTGGGGGCTTTCGTCGTTAGGCTTTTGGATTTCAGCTCTTCCCGTTTATTGTGTTTCTCAACGATCTTGTCGTGAATGATGATTACCACCGCAAATAGAATATAGAGATAAGAAAGGGCAATGAAGGTTTCCATCTTCTTCTCCTAACGTCAGATTGCTTGGTCAATACTCCTCGGAATTCATCAACACATCAACGTTGGCAACTCCTATCTGTTTTGTACTCTGTGTTTGTCCCTCATTCAAATGAAATGTTTAGTGTCTCCTCGTAGAGATTTTTGATTGTGGTCATTCTTCATCTCCCCACCTCCAAGGTTGGGTGTTTTCAGGCTTGTGTTTTGACGATGACGCTCGTTTTCTCTTTCGGTTTGAATTGAGTAAGATCTGCATTGGCCGTATTTGCGTTTCTGGAAGAAGTGCATCCAATGGCTCTAATTGTCCTAGGGCTCGTAATATACGAATAAGTGTTGTTGTTTGCGTAGGCTCTCCGGATTCTACTCGTTCAAGGGTTCGTTTCCCAATTCCAGCATTGGCAGCCAGTTGGGATTGGGTCAAATTCAGGGAGATGCGCAATTCGGCCAAGCGTTTGCCAATCTCCTGAAGAGTCGCACTGTCTGTTGTAAAATTACTTATTTTCAATTCGTCACTCCTTGCGAATAGAGTGTACTTTTCTGTATTAAGTCGTCAATGGGTGCGAGTCCTTTTGCGGGTCTGTCGCAATCAATTGAGATAAGTCTGGTCTGAGTATATTTCCTATCTCGTGGCAAAAACATATGCTTTTCTCAAGGCGGTTGTGCCATTCTCACAATTAGGCTGGTGTGGGGGTATTCCCCGAAGGTTTCTGTGTAATAATTGATCGTTGTTCGAATTTGTGGCGTTGCAGTAGAAAATGAAGCAATGGGCCTGTTAAAATGCTACTTCTCTCACTATAGTCTTATCTGCCCAAACGTAACCACACAATTCAATCGATCAAAAACGGTTCTAGGTTGGTTTTGCCATAATTTATATTGTCTTTAAGGTTCTTAATCTGTTTGGCAATTATTGCCATGGTCTGTTTGACACCAACGGTTTTTTCTGGGTCGGTAAGAGGCAAAAGACGGACCGTGACGGCATTTTTCTTTTGTGATAGTTGGATAAAGAAGTTTTGTCTCTGTCCTTCTTCGATAACAAGGGTTTCAATTAACACAGATCTTGATACCGGACTAAAGTATTTGTCCGTGACTTTAAGGATTCCGTTTTCTGTTTTTTCGGCAAAAGGGGTAATCGCTTCAAAAGCTTCTTCAGTTAATGCAATGTTTTCTAAAACAATGTGAGGCATACAGGTTATCCTTTCCGCGTTACAGTTTTCTTAGTGGCTCGCCATTAGGTCGTCCGAAGTAATATCCTTGGGCGAGGTCGGCACCGTGTTCTGCACAAAATCTCAGTTCTTCACTTTTCTCGACGCCTTCGGCCAAAACCAATGTTCCGTTGTCTTTGGCTATTTGATTGATGGCGCAGAAAACTGATTGATTCATGCTGTTTTCGTGAATATCTTTGATCAATTCTCGATCAACCTTGATCACATCCGGCTGTAATTTCGCGACCATGTTTAGAGAAGAGTACCCACTGCCGATATCGTCAAGGGCAATCATGAAGCCTTGAGACTTATAATAGTCGAGAATGTCTTTAAGGTGGTCGATGTCTTCAACTCGTTCACTTTCAGTTACTTCAAAAATGATATTTTT
This is a stretch of genomic DNA from uncultured Desulfuromonas sp.. It encodes these proteins:
- a CDS encoding outer membrane beta-barrel protein, whose product is MKKFLVFLVVDVLLLFAVTAFAESGPYCSLKLGGGWVDELDERVSETTAVQYDFDGGVALAVVAGYDFSPIRIDAELGWQKNELSDAKLMYYGEKYHYDVDGDILNYSFLMNAYYDVKNGSPVSIILGVGAGTVYIETKDVQIDKIKDDDDWYFAYQVTAGLGYELNKKVTLEATYRYLDTDDEYTMHNVFAGLRYHF
- a CDS encoding helix-turn-helix transcriptional regulator; this translates as MKISNFTTDSATLQEIGKRLAELRISLNLTQSQLAANAGIGKRTLERVESGEPTQTTTLIRILRALGQLEPLDALLPETQIRPMQILLNSNRKRKRASSSKHKPENTQPWRWGDEE